One Setaria viridis chromosome 3, Setaria_viridis_v4.0, whole genome shotgun sequence DNA window includes the following coding sequences:
- the LOC117847366 gene encoding uncharacterized protein, with product MARKRKTEVAPRLDEADRTLHSTFCSAANSLSQLYSQAIAQQKQSFHAGELHALDKLYHWILRKYEEESRLTIADIMAHIQHEMDYRCSDALVAQGVQQQYPPSARQHLGNSSSQLSATSHGSASGLAPRAINTEQSKNSIFSNALSSPVRRSLQSYHPTQAQVQGGGNGGHNSRGSASPGAHNRETNSAGSNDTAMDMVSDSAANEYY from the exons ATGGCGCGGAAGCGCAAGACGGAGGTGGCGCCGCGCCTGGACGAGGCCGACCGCACGCTCCACTCCACCTTCTGCAGCGCAGCCAACTCCCTCTCCCAGCTCTACTCCCAGGCCATCGCCCAGCAGAAGCAGTCCTTCCACGCCGGCGAGCTCCACGCACTG GACAAGCTCTACCACTGGATCCTAAGAAAGTACGAGGAAGAGTCAAGACTGACCATTGCTGATATAATGGCTCATATCCAG CATGAGATGGACTACAGATGCAGTGATGCACTTGTTGCCCAAGGAGTACAACAGCAGTATCCTCCGAGTGCAAGGCAGCATCTTGGCAACTCAAGCAGCCAACTCTCAGCTACCTCTCATGGTTCGGCATCTGGTCTTGCTCCTCGGGCCATCAACACTGAACAGTCAAAGAACAGCATATTCTCAAATGCTCTTTCTAGTCCTGTCCGGCGGAGTCTTCAGAGCTACCACCCAACTCAAGCTCAAGTACAAGGAGGAGGCAATGGAGGCCATAACAGCAGGGGATCAGCAAGCCCTGGAGCGCACAACAGGGAGACCAACTCAGCAGGCTCCAACGACACCGCAATGGACATGGTTTCAGATAGTGCAGCAAATGAGTACTACTGA